From Campylobacteraceae bacterium, the proteins below share one genomic window:
- a CDS encoding AraC family transcriptional regulator, with amino-acid sequence MGYFNANLDALNFKLFEPHTRLKPYVHSYWLIQKKDFKKEMIYKILSDASMGFSINFAKAYFSKMNNNTFDCIGKFSIDGPTKYPTYLHFDKELYIIGVRFKTAGAYVFFEEKIESFADKNTPLHNTKNWPLDALYNSLISKSTVEERIKEIENFLIKKLQESKKKNAPWMFPLISKVLDNKGDITLDSLCKDFDISIRQMERSFKKEIGLSPKVFLRVIRMRNAKDLLNKLDLESFTKTAHETGFFDQSHFIREFKFFMKETPKNYYKNKLSLTKSSDFKTYPSK; translated from the coding sequence ATGGGATACTTTAATGCAAATTTAGACGCACTTAATTTTAAATTATTTGAACCCCATACCCGCTTAAAACCCTATGTTCACTCTTATTGGTTAATACAAAAAAAAGACTTTAAAAAAGAAATGATTTATAAAATATTAAGTGATGCAAGTATGGGTTTTTCAATTAATTTTGCCAAAGCATATTTTAGCAAAATGAATAACAATACTTTTGATTGTATAGGAAAGTTTTCTATAGATGGACCTACAAAATACCCAACATATCTACATTTTGACAAAGAACTCTATATTATTGGAGTACGTTTTAAAACAGCAGGTGCTTATGTTTTTTTTGAAGAAAAGATAGAATCTTTTGCAGATAAAAACACTCCTCTTCACAATACAAAAAACTGGCCCTTAGATGCTTTGTACAATTCACTTATTAGTAAAAGTACTGTAGAAGAAAGAATAAAAGAGATTGAAAACTTTTTAATTAAAAAACTTCAAGAAAGTAAAAAAAAGAATGCGCCGTGGATGTTTCCTTTGATCTCTAAAGTTCTTGATAATAAGGGTGATATTACCTTGGATTCTTTATGTAAAGACTTTGATATAAGTATCAGACAAATGGAACGTAGTTTTAAAAAAGAAATAGGTCTTAGTCCTAAGGTATTTCTTCGTGTAATCAGAATGAGAAATGCAAAAGATCTTTTAAATAAACTTGATTTAGAAAGTTTCACCAAAACAGCGCATGAAACAGGTTTTTTTGATCAATCCCATTTTATAAGAGAATTTAAATTTTTTATGAAAGAAACCCCTAAAAACTACTATAAAAATAAACTCTCTTTAACAAAATCAAGTGATTTTAAAACATATCCATCCAAATAA
- a CDS encoding NAD(P)H-dependent oxidoreductase, which produces MKKKTLIIMAHSNPNDSKINKRIKHTLENEEDIIYKDIKSLYQDYNFDVKKEQEDLLNAQKIIFQFPLYWWTAPAILKQWMDDIYTYGFAYKYDDKGAWKALNLQNKEFQMIVTIGGSEEDYKNMNVNVKDCLSSYSITASALGMKELDPYLLYGVDTHKYTNEQLDDIMLEVKEHIL; this is translated from the coding sequence ATGAAAAAGAAAACATTAATTATTATGGCCCACTCCAATCCAAATGATTCTAAAATCAATAAAAGAATTAAACACACCCTTGAAAATGAAGAAGATATTATATATAAAGATATTAAATCTTTGTATCAAGATTATAATTTTGACGTAAAAAAAGAACAAGAAGATTTATTAAATGCCCAAAAAATAATCTTTCAATTCCCTCTTTATTGGTGGACGGCACCTGCTATTTTAAAACAATGGATGGATGATATTTATACCTATGGTTTTGCTTATAAGTATGATGATAAGGGTGCATGGAAAGCTCTTAATTTACAAAATAAAGAGTTTCAAATGATTGTTACTATTGGAGGAAGTGAAGAAGATTATAAAAATATGAATGTAAATGTAAAAGATTGTTTATCTTCTTATTCTATTACAGCTTCCGCTTTAGGTATGAAAGAACTTGATCCTTATTTACTTTATGGAGTAGATACACATAAATATACGAATGAACAATTAGATGATATAATGCTTGAAGTAAAAGAACATATTTTATAA
- a CDS encoding sterol desaturase family protein — protein sequence MNTLNTFILNNEALIRITFFVSIIFIMFFLEVFIPQRKLKIKKQKRWFSNFLLVFLGSFLVKLFLPFAAIGAAILAYEKNIGLFSYLELPYFLEILLSVVLLDLLIYFQHRYFHKNTFFWKFHKVHHSDMDYDLSTALRFHPVEILFSMIIKIAAILILGAPLLAVFIFEIILSSLAVFNHSNIRLNKSFDKYLRFLIVTPDMHRIHHSVHKEELNSNYGFNISFWDKIFSSYTAKPKDEYETMTIGLANLQDKKQMTNILSLLNLPFLSEKK from the coding sequence ATGAATACTCTAAATACTTTTATTTTAAACAATGAAGCCTTAATACGAATAACATTCTTTGTTTCAATTATTTTTATCATGTTTTTTTTAGAAGTGTTTATTCCTCAAAGAAAATTAAAAATTAAAAAACAAAAGCGTTGGTTCAGTAATTTTTTACTCGTATTCCTGGGCTCTTTTTTAGTGAAGTTATTTCTTCCTTTTGCAGCTATTGGGGCAGCTATATTAGCTTATGAGAAGAACATAGGTTTGTTTTCTTACCTTGAACTTCCCTACTTCTTAGAGATTCTTCTTTCCGTAGTATTATTGGATTTACTTATATATTTTCAACACAGATATTTTCATAAAAATACATTTTTTTGGAAGTTTCATAAAGTTCATCACAGCGATATGGATTATGATTTAAGCACAGCTCTTAGATTTCATCCTGTAGAAATACTTTTTTCAATGATAATAAAAATAGCAGCTATTCTTATTTTAGGAGCACCCCTTTTAGCTGTTTTTATTTTTGAGATTATCTTAAGCAGTCTTGCTGTTTTTAATCATTCAAATATACGTTTAAATAAATCTTTTGATAAATATCTTAGGTTTTTAATTGTAACACCTGATATGCATAGAATTCATCACAGTGTGCATAAAGAAGAACTAAACTCAAACTACGGTTTTAATATATCTTTTTGGGATAAAATATTTTCTTCTTATACTGCAAAACCAAAAGATGAGTATGAAACAATGACTATAGGCTTAGCAAACCTTCAAGATAAAAAACAAATGACTAATATTTTAAGTCTGTTAAATCTTCCTTTTTTAAGCGAAAAAAAATAA